The following proteins are encoded in a genomic region of Gemmatimonadota bacterium:
- a CDS encoding cryptochrome/photolyase family protein, whose translation MSAFARALQALQPVSEAGRTWVFVPYDQLTDRIGPLSRLPPTEAGIILVECPDKAARRPYHRQKLALVLANLRHFALEQARRGVAVRHVVSHGDYAHALSPLAAELGPLRSMRPAERELREDLAPLVERGLVRLEPHEGWLTSPEDLHDSQRGPPWRMDAFYRHVRRRTGLLMEGDRPVGGRWSFDAENRKPWRGEPPAPAPPRFEVHPITGEVGALIEARYADHPGTLDLGALPATAADAERLWCWALEECLPRFGPWEDAMSVASSGLFHTRTSPLLNLHRLIPARVIADVAGLDIPLASKEGFIRQVLGWREFMRHVHEATDGFRDLPPERQDVLGPGAPLPAAWWGTPSGLHCLDRVVADVWAEGWSHHITRLMVLSNLALLLDASARELTDWFWIAYVDAYDWVVEPNVLGMGTFSCGDLLTTKPYVSGAAYIDRMSDYCGSCAFDPKRNCPVTPLYWAFLDRHRETLADNPRLRMPLASLRKRSAEQRRGDAETFARVREALAAGGRLEPPAD comes from the coding sequence GTGTCCGCCTTCGCGCGTGCGCTCCAGGCGCTCCAGCCGGTATCGGAAGCAGGGCGTACGTGGGTCTTCGTCCCGTACGATCAGCTCACGGACCGGATCGGTCCGTTGTCCCGACTCCCGCCCACCGAGGCCGGCATCATCCTGGTCGAGTGTCCGGACAAGGCCGCACGCCGACCGTACCATCGGCAGAAGCTGGCGCTCGTCCTCGCCAACCTGCGTCACTTCGCGCTGGAGCAGGCGCGCCGCGGTGTGGCGGTCCGACACGTGGTCTCGCACGGCGACTACGCGCACGCGTTGTCTCCGCTCGCGGCCGAGCTGGGACCGCTCCGGTCCATGCGACCCGCCGAGCGCGAGCTCCGGGAGGACCTGGCGCCGCTGGTGGAGCGCGGGCTCGTGCGCCTGGAGCCGCACGAGGGGTGGCTCACTTCGCCCGAGGACCTCCACGACAGCCAGCGGGGACCCCCGTGGCGGATGGACGCGTTCTACCGGCACGTGCGTCGGCGCACCGGGCTGTTGATGGAGGGTGACCGCCCGGTCGGCGGACGCTGGAGCTTCGACGCCGAGAACCGGAAGCCGTGGCGCGGTGAGCCGCCCGCGCCGGCGCCGCCCCGCTTCGAGGTGCATCCGATCACCGGCGAGGTGGGCGCGCTGATCGAGGCCCGCTACGCGGATCATCCGGGCACGCTCGACCTGGGCGCCTTGCCGGCCACGGCCGCGGACGCCGAGCGGCTGTGGTGCTGGGCGCTGGAGGAATGCCTGCCGCGCTTCGGGCCCTGGGAGGACGCGATGTCGGTCGCGTCGAGCGGGCTGTTCCATACCCGCACCTCCCCCCTGCTCAACCTTCACCGTCTGATCCCGGCGCGGGTGATCGCAGACGTCGCCGGGCTCGACATCCCCCTCGCCTCCAAGGAAGGCTTCATCCGTCAGGTCCTGGGATGGCGCGAGTTCATGCGCCACGTGCACGAGGCCACGGACGGCTTCCGGGATCTCCCGCCCGAGCGCCAGGACGTGTTGGGACCAGGAGCGCCGCTTCCCGCAGCGTGGTGGGGCACGCCCTCCGGGCTGCACTGCCTGGATCGGGTGGTCGCGGACGTCTGGGCGGAGGGGTGGTCGCACCACATCACCCGGCTCATGGTCCTGAGCAACCTGGCGCTGCTGCTGGACGCGTCGGCGCGCGAGCTGACCGACTGGTTCTGGATCGCCTATGTGGACGCGTACGACTGGGTCGTGGAGCCCAACGTGCTCGGGATGGGCACCTTCTCCTGCGGCGATCTGCTGACCACCAAGCCCTACGTGTCCGGGGCCGCCTACATCGACCGGATGAGCGACTACTGCGGATCCTGCGCCTTCGATCCCAAGCGGAATTGCCCGGTCACCCCGCTCTACTGGGCGTTCCTCGATCGACACCGGGAGACGCTGGCGGACAACCCGCGGCTCCGCATGCCGTTGGCCTCCCTGCGCAAGCGCAGCGCGGAGCAGCGACGGGGGGATGCGGAGACGTTCGCGCGCGTGCGGGAGGCGCTCGCGGCGGGCGGACGCCTGGAGCCGCCCGCGGACTGA